The segment TTTCTGCAAGTGATTTTAAACTGATCAAATCGTAGTATCGCCACATCAAATCATCTGAAAGCGACATGATTTTACCAAACATATCATTAGGCTGTTCTGCAATACCTATGTAGTTACCTAACGACTTAGACATCTTTTTAACACCATCTAAGCCTTCTAGTAATGGCATTGTCATAACCACTTGAGGTAACTGACCATTATTTTTTTGTAATTCTCGCCCTACTAATAGATTGAACTTCTGATCTGTTCCGCCCAATTCTATATCTGCTTTTAGTTCAACGGAGTCATATCCCTGAAGCAAAGGATAGAGAAATTCATGGATAGCAATGGGCTGGCCGTTTTTATAACGCGTTGAAAAGTCTTCTCGCTCTAACATACGAGCCACATTATATTGAGCAGCGAGCTGAATGAGATCTTTAGCCCCCAAAGCCCCTAGCCACTCAGAGTTAAACATTATCTTCGTTTTATCTTTGTCCAAGATTTTAAAAATTTGTGATGCATAGGTTTTCGCATTCTCTTGCACTTCTGCTTCTGTCAAAGGTTGGCGTGTAATATTTTTACCTGTTGGATCCCCAATTCTGCCAGTAAAGTCTCCTATCAAAAAAACAACTTCGTGGCCTAACATTTGGAATTGTTTTAACTTATTAATGAGCACGGTATGCCCAAGATGTAAATCAGGTGCGGTGGGATCAAAGCCAGCTTTGACACGCAAAGGACGATTTAATTTTAATTTTTCAATCAATTCATCTTTAACAAGCACTTCTTCTGTACCACGCAATATTTCATCTAACGCGGTTTTGTCACTATTCATTCTACGCCCTTATCGCTCAACATAAATTTAATTCTGCTTAAAACTAAATTAAGATAAAATACTAACCATATCAAAGATATTTGTATGCCACCAAACACAAAAATTGCATTTATCCCAATTGGGGATTAACTTAAGGTAGATATATTGTCAATGCAAGTTATTAGACATATTAAAACCGATTTTAAAAACAGCGTTTCTGCAATTTCAAAAACGCGCAAACGAAAAGTATCCCATTGGAAATGGCCCCTTGCTATAGGCCTGTTACTTTTTGCTGTTGTATGGCGCTCTGCTCAATGGTGGTCAACTACCTCTATTGATAACCCTACATTTGATGAAGAATCCTTATCCTTTTCTGTGGCTGTACCTGATTTCCCATCCGTGAATAGTTCTGATGAAATGCTCGACTATGAGCAAAATACAACAGAACCCGCAGAGGAAGTAAGCTCTGAAACCAAATCAAAAACCATCGATCCTGAACTCATTTCTTCTGTTGCAAAACTCAGTAGCCAAAGCTTTACCATCCAACCTGGCGGTAATTTAGCGCACTATTTTCAACAAGCAAATGTGTCTGCTGTTGAGCTGCATGAAGTCTTAAACACGGTCAAACATGCACAGCAACTCAAAAAGATTCAGCCTGGCCAAGAGTTAAACTTTGAATTCGATCTTGAAAACAAGCTAAAGAATCTCTGTTTGAAAATAGATGGTTTTAAAAGCTTGTTGATTAAAAGGGACAGTAACAATACTTTTACCAGTGAGATCATTAATAAGCCAGTTGAACGAAAAACCTCTTACGGCAGTAGCAAGATTACCGATTCTCTTTATATGGCGGGCAAAAAAGCAAAGCTAACAGACAAACTTATTATGGAGCTTGCCAAGATTTTTGCCTATGATATCGATTTTGCGCTTGATATCAGACCCGGAGATGCCTTTCGCGTTCTCTTTGAAGAACAATATGTTGAAGGTGAGAAAATTGGCGTAGGCCCTATCCTAGCGGCAGAATTTACTTCTCAAGGTAAAAAATACCACGCTTTTTATTACAAAGATGCGGATGGAAACAGTGGCTATTATGGCGCAGATGGGAACAGCCTGAAAAAAGCATTCATCAGAACCCCTGTAGAATATACAAGAATTAGTTCTCATTTTAATTTAAATCGCAAACACCCCATTTTACATAAAATCAGGGCGCACAAAGGCGTTGATTATGCAGCCCCGCATGGCACACCTGTCAAAGCAGCCGGCAATGGGAAAATCATCTTTGTGGGCAAAAAAGGTGGTTATGGAAATACCATTATTTTGCAACATGGCTCTCAATACAGCACCTTGTATGGTCATTTATCTCGCTTTGCAAAAGATCTCAAAGTAGGAAAGCCCGTGAAACAAGGACAACTGATTGGTTATGTCGGCAGCACAGGACTTGCCTCTGGCCCTCATTTACATTACGAATTTCGTATTAACAATGTGCATAAGAATCCACTTACTGTCACATTGCCAAATGCAAATGGTGTTCCAGACAATAGAAAGCGAGAGTATATAAAACAAACACAATCTTATCTTGCTGTAATGGATACCTATGAACGCGTACAGTTTGCAACCAATGAAGTTGCCAATAAAGGATAATTCATGTATAGCATCGGCTTAATGAGTGGCACGTCTATGGATGGCATTGATGCCGCTCTGATTGAAACAGATGGCACCCCTATGATGCTACAATCGATTGCTCATTTTTCTCTGTCCTACGATGCTTCTTTTGCACTACTACTCAAAGCAACTGAATATGCTATCAAACAAGCAAAAGGAAATCTGAGAAACGCGAATGCAAGTTATCATGAAAGCTTGTCACAGTATTTACAAAATACTTTATGCCTCACCGGCACAAAGCTCACCCAAACCATCATACAACTCTATGATTATTTAAAGATCGCCTATAAAACCACCCCCATACAAATTGAAGATGTAGTAAAGCATTCTACCCACCAACATGCTTTAGCAGTAAACGCGCTTTTAGAAAAAACAGGACTATCTGCCACTCAAATTAGGGTAATTGGCTACCACGGACAAGCCATGTTTCATCAGCCCCATGAAAAAATTTCTATTATCCTTGGCAATGGCCAATCACTTGCCAATCAACTCACCATACCTGTTATCAATGATTTTCGCAGCCAAGATATTGCCACGGGCGGACAAGGTGCACCTTTTGCCCCTATTTATCATCAAGCGCTCGCTATTCGTGATAAAAAAATTCCATTAGCCGTTGTTAATTGCGGCGGCATCGCAAATATCACCCTTATTAATGGCGAACAAAACTCAGATCTCATTGGTTTTGACACAGGTCCAGGCAATGGATTGGTTGATAGCCTTATTCGACAACGAACTGCCGGCACAGCCTTTATGGATAAAGACGGGCATTATGGAAAAAAAGGCGTGGTGCATCCCGAAGTGCTGCAAGCCTTATACGCAAAAAGTATTTTTAAAAACAATCAGAACTATTTTTCCCTACCACCACCTAAATCTCTTGATTATGGGGATTTAAGGCTTATTCCTGAAGTACAAGCCTTAAGCTTAGAAGATGCAGCCAGAACTTTAGAGGCTTTTACAGCTGATTCTATTATCAAAAGTGTGTTGGCTCTTAACATCCCTCCCCCTAGACATTGGGTGCTTGCAGGAGGTGGATGGCAAAATCCTGTCATATTAGAAGAAATGACAACACGCTTAAAAAGCTACTTAGATAAAAAAATTACAATCAATACGGCGGATGAAGTGGGTTGGAGTAGTACAGCAATGGAAGCTGAGTTATTTGCTTATTTGGCAGTTCGCTCTTTGCATAAGCTGCCCATTAGTTTTCCAAACACAACCGGCGTCAGAGCACCAAGCTGCGGAGGAACTTATTTTCCCCCTCAGCAGTAAAATCAAATTGTCACTTAAGCAAAGCTTAAAGATCCAAAGAAAAAGACGAACCACAACTACACGTTGTTTGTGCATTCGGGTTATTAATTTTAAAACGCGATCCTTGCAAATTCTCTACAAAGTCAATCTCCGCGCCCTCTAAATACGTCATGCTAACGGGATCGACGGCTATTTTGATGCTATTCGTTTGAGTCTCATCTAATGGGATTTCAGTAATAACATCATCGGGCTGCTGGGATGAATCAAAGGTAAAACCATACTGAAAACCAGCACAACCGCCGCCCGAAATATAAACGCGCAGCTGCAAAGCGGGATTTTCTTCGTCTTGAATCAACTCCTCTACGCGTTTAAGCGCAGCTGCACTGATTGAAAGTCCTGGATGGACATTGTTACTCATAAAACCTCATCATTTAAATGATATGCTTAGTGATTTATTGTAAGGCATTATAGGCTTTGTGCTTAATACCTGTCATATATTAAGTAGGTTATGTTAATTTCTTATATTTTACTACTATCTCATCTTCAGCAGCAATTTTTATCCTCAATGTACGCTTCACATTCGAATTTTAGGTTTTGCGTGTAGAATAGTGCCTTTCCTAAAATCTAAAAATAAGAGAAAAAATGCTTTGGGTTAAAGCTTTACATATTATTTTCATGGTGACTTGGTTTGCAGGCCTCTTCTACTTACCTAGATTATTTGTCTACCACTGTGAAATCACAAAGGATGAAACCGTGCATTACCAACGATTTTGCAAAATGGAGAAAAAACTCTTTTGGATTATTATGACCCCAGGCGCATTATTAACCATTGGTTTTGGTGTTTGGCTACTTACACTGCTTGGACATGAATACTTTGCGACTCAACCATGGCTGCATCTTAAAATGACGCTTGTCCTTGCTTTGATTATTTATCACTTTTATTTATTAAAACAACTTCTAAGCTTTCAAGCCGGCAAAAATACACACAGTGCTCGCTTCTATAGAATACTCAACGAGTTCCCGTCCATTATTTTATTTGCTGCGGTTTTACTCGCCGTTTTAAAGCCAAGCTTTTCTTAAAAAGAAAGCTTGGCCTCTTAATCTTAAATTTCAACCATTTCAAAATCTTCTTTCATTGCACCGCAGTCTGGGCAGCACCAAGTCAATGGGATCTCCTCCCATTTCGTGCCTGGCTCAATACCTTCATCAGGCCAGCCCAAAGCTTCATCATAGATAAAGCCACATAACAAACACATAAATTTTCTCATATTTAAGTTCTTAGTTTATAGAATGATATTTTTAAAGGCTGAAATTTTCTCACATCTAGTCGCTTAAGCGAAGAGCCAGCTATGTTACACTACTCAAAATTTACGGGCAAAAAATGTTAGTCAGATATATTTTATCTTGGCACTTTCAACACTTATATTTATAGACACAGGCAGACATAATGAGCTACTCAGAAATTCTATTTGAAAAAGCAAAAACCGTTATTCCAGGTGGCGTTAATTCACCCGTTCGCTCATTTAAAGGCGTTAACAGCACCCCCATCTTTTTCTCAAAAGCCAATGGCGCACACCTATATGATGTAGATGGTAAATCCTATATCGATTTTATAGGATCTTGGGGACCCATGATCTTGGGACATCAACATCCCGCTGTGCTTGAAAGCGTACGCTCTACACTGCAACAGTGTATGTCTTTTGGTGCCCCTTGCTCTCAGGAGGTTGAATTAGCAAATCTTATCTGCACTTTAATCCCTTCCATAGAAAAAGTACGCATGGTCAGTTCAGGCACCGAAGCAACAATGACAGCAATTCGTCTTGCAAGAGGCTATACCGGACGAGATAAAA is part of the Candidatus Berkiella cookevillensis genome and harbors:
- a CDS encoding anhydro-N-acetylmuramic acid kinase, with the protein product MYSIGLMSGTSMDGIDAALIETDGTPMMLQSIAHFSLSYDASFALLLKATEYAIKQAKGNLRNANASYHESLSQYLQNTLCLTGTKLTQTIIQLYDYLKIAYKTTPIQIEDVVKHSTHQHALAVNALLEKTGLSATQIRVIGYHGQAMFHQPHEKISIILGNGQSLANQLTIPVINDFRSQDIATGGQGAPFAPIYHQALAIRDKKIPLAVVNCGGIANITLINGEQNSDLIGFDTGPGNGLVDSLIRQRTAGTAFMDKDGHYGKKGVVHPEVLQALYAKSIFKNNQNYFSLPPPKSLDYGDLRLIPEVQALSLEDAARTLEAFTADSIIKSVLALNIPPPRHWVLAGGGWQNPVILEEMTTRLKSYLDKKITINTADEVGWSSTAMEAELFAYLAVRSLHKLPISFPNTTGVRAPSCGGTYFPPQQ
- the tyrS gene encoding tyrosine--tRNA ligase; the protein is MNSDKTALDEILRGTEEVLVKDELIEKLKLNRPLRVKAGFDPTAPDLHLGHTVLINKLKQFQMLGHEVVFLIGDFTGRIGDPTGKNITRQPLTEAEVQENAKTYASQIFKILDKDKTKIMFNSEWLGALGAKDLIQLAAQYNVARMLEREDFSTRYKNGQPIAIHEFLYPLLQGYDSVELKADIELGGTDQKFNLLVGRELQKNNGQLPQVVMTMPLLEGLDGVKKMSKSLGNYIGIAEQPNDMFGKIMSLSDDLMWRYYDLISLKSLAEIKALKAQVQAGLNPKEVKVLLAKEIIERFHSVDAAAEAEAAFNHLFKEKQIPNDIPEFVFKDKPEDYPLANVMKDSDLSSSTSEALRMIKQGAVRINGEKVDVASHLLPIDEFFVLQVGKRKFAKIRIAKII
- a CDS encoding M23 family metallopeptidase yields the protein MQVIRHIKTDFKNSVSAISKTRKRKVSHWKWPLAIGLLLFAVVWRSAQWWSTTSIDNPTFDEESLSFSVAVPDFPSVNSSDEMLDYEQNTTEPAEEVSSETKSKTIDPELISSVAKLSSQSFTIQPGGNLAHYFQQANVSAVELHEVLNTVKHAQQLKKIQPGQELNFEFDLENKLKNLCLKIDGFKSLLIKRDSNNTFTSEIINKPVERKTSYGSSKITDSLYMAGKKAKLTDKLIMELAKIFAYDIDFALDIRPGDAFRVLFEEQYVEGEKIGVGPILAAEFTSQGKKYHAFYYKDADGNSGYYGADGNSLKKAFIRTPVEYTRISSHFNLNRKHPILHKIRAHKGVDYAAPHGTPVKAAGNGKIIFVGKKGGYGNTIILQHGSQYSTLYGHLSRFAKDLKVGKPVKQGQLIGYVGSTGLASGPHLHYEFRINNVHKNPLTVTLPNANGVPDNRKREYIKQTQSYLAVMDTYERVQFATNEVANKG
- the hemJ gene encoding protoporphyrinogen oxidase HemJ, with the translated sequence MLWVKALHIIFMVTWFAGLFYLPRLFVYHCEITKDETVHYQRFCKMEKKLFWIIMTPGALLTIGFGVWLLTLLGHEYFATQPWLHLKMTLVLALIIYHFYLLKQLLSFQAGKNTHSARFYRILNEFPSIILFAAVLLAVLKPSFS
- a CDS encoding rubredoxin is translated as MRKFMCLLCGFIYDEALGWPDEGIEPGTKWEEIPLTWCCPDCGAMKEDFEMVEI
- the erpA gene encoding iron-sulfur cluster insertion protein ErpA; the encoded protein is MSNNVHPGLSISAAALKRVEELIQDEENPALQLRVYISGGGCAGFQYGFTFDSSQQPDDVITEIPLDETQTNSIKIAVDPVSMTYLEGAEIDFVENLQGSRFKINNPNAQTTCSCGSSFSLDL